The following proteins come from a genomic window of Nocardiopsis sp. YSL2:
- a CDS encoding class I SAM-dependent methyltransferase gives MTTTIPVNLLAAAEAAKGFMPTDEGTVLYETACEYAHLGPIVEIGTYCGKSTIFLGAAARATGGKVLTVDHHRGSEEHQEGWEYHDTSLVDEETGKFDTLPHFRRTITGAGLDDEVIAVVGRSSDVASVWGTPIGMLFIDGGHSEEAAQADYAGWSPHVAPGGALVIHDVFPNPEDGGRPPYNIYCRALESGLFTEVRVEGSMRVLRRAA, from the coding sequence ATGACGACAACGATTCCGGTGAACCTTCTCGCCGCCGCGGAAGCGGCGAAGGGCTTCATGCCCACCGATGAAGGCACGGTTCTCTACGAGACCGCGTGCGAATACGCCCATCTGGGGCCGATCGTGGAGATCGGGACGTATTGCGGGAAGTCCACCATCTTCCTGGGCGCCGCCGCGCGTGCGACGGGTGGCAAGGTCCTCACGGTGGACCACCACCGGGGATCGGAGGAGCACCAGGAGGGCTGGGAGTACCACGACACCTCGCTCGTCGACGAGGAGACCGGCAAGTTCGACACGCTGCCGCACTTCCGGCGCACCATCACCGGCGCGGGCCTGGACGACGAGGTGATCGCGGTGGTGGGGCGGTCGTCGGACGTGGCGAGTGTCTGGGGCACTCCGATCGGCATGCTGTTCATCGACGGCGGGCACAGCGAGGAGGCCGCTCAGGCCGACTACGCGGGCTGGAGCCCCCACGTGGCCCCGGGGGGCGCCCTGGTCATCCACGACGTCTTCCCGAACCCCGAGGACGGCGGCCGGCCGCCGTACAACATCTACTGCCGCGCGCTGGAGTCGGGGCTGTTCACGGAGGTGCGTGTGGAGGGGTCCATGCGTGTCCTGCGGCGGGCCGCCTGA